The DNA segment actatcaaaacacacaaactacaatTCTGCACTCAATTGTTGTGACATTtgtattcaatatttaaatttcaGCTCAGGTCAATCAAATCACACAGTATTCTACCAGTGACTGTTGAATAAAGATGGCGATGGTGAGACATGCGCTTGACCAATTGCGAGTAGATCTCAGCTGTTAAACAAATAAGTAATAAATCCAtcatttggtccatgtcctaactttaacatggaggaggcggggtttaggCCCtttactgtagccagccaccagggggcaatcaggatgatttggctgcaattttgggagctgccatgtcgaccatctttataaacagtccatgGTGTGTACACAAAAATGTACATCAGTTCATTAGAGAACATTACAtaaccaacaaaactgaataaagTCTAAAACATGCAGTGCAATGCCTaattcacacaaactgatatttTCAACTCACACCGTGCACCAacataatacaaacaaaaaatatgcatcatataaaacaacatcaaaactATATAAAGATGCTACACTGGAAACAAAGTAGATGAACTTAATATGTTTTCGTCGGGTTTACTCAACCAAAAATCCAATCACTGAATGTATGAGCTAAGGCAGATATAATAAGGCTATTtattgttgagaaaaaaaacatgaccagTCATTGAACAAAGATTAAAGTCACTGATAAATGTTCATCTTAACACAACTTGCATGCCCCTCCTCACCTTCTCCTTCCaatcatcaaaaacacacattcaaaagtACCTTTTCAGAAGTAACCACCAATTCATTAGATCCATTCGCCGATCACATCACACAAAATGCATTTCAGAATGAACTGAGTGACCCGTAAGAACGCCGCTGGTTATTCTGCTACATCTACGGATTTAGATTTGTCTTATTTCCACTCTTTCTCCCCCTTCAGTCGACTGCCACCTCACAACTAACCCCCTCATTTCCCCCTCAGTCCATCGCAACATGCCCAAAGACCAGGCCATGGAGTTTGTTTCAGCCGAGCACAGCCGGGGACTCGTCAAAGAGCGCCCGCCGAGGGACCCTGCCGACATAGCAGCACAGGCGTCGCAGCTGCTGGATGATTTTCTAGATCGAGAGAAGATGGAGCGCCACAGTGTTCCCACCGATACACGCACGCTCCTCACGCTGTTAGCTGAGGGGGTGCATCTCTACCCCGAGGAGCTGGAAACCATCTCAGAGTACGTCAGGTCTCGACAGGAGCACATCCAAGGTGATTACAGCGAAGTCTCTGGAAGAGCCTGGTGCCGAGTCAGTTTAACCGACGGCACCTTTAAACTCTTTATCTTTTCCTGTTCTGGCTTTTGGGTCACATCCtctctgcctgttttttttttctcctctttttctttccagcCTCCAACAACGAGGGGGAGAAAGGGAGCATGTTACCTCCAGGACTGGGGAAACCACCCCCTCTGCTCCCCACGCCGCCTGGACCCCCTCAGCCTCAGCCTGGAGACGGGCCCATGATGGACCACTCCCCTCCTCCACGCCCACCTCTCCTGCCTTCACCAGGTTAGACCAGCCAACCGGAACATTCACATTTCCAAAATAACAAGAAATATCAGTCACGTGGAAGCCACTTGTAGATATAGAAGCCATTTTTAGGCCTTGCTCTTTTGGAAAGCACCGGACCTACCCTggttttattgcattttcttTCATGTGTAAAGGGGTGTAACGATTCTGAAACTGGGATTTAAAAGCCCACAATCTTGAATCGAAAAGctcttattatttattatgcaCCATGTAcaataactttaaaataaattctctcttttttttaaggttCATATCCCAAAACCAAACCTCCACCGCTTCTGTCCTTGCATGGGCTTCCTGGTCCATCTCTACGAGGCCCTCCACTCCAGCACAACCTCTTCAACGGCCCCCCCGGGACTCGAGGGCCCCTATTGCACCATCCTCCTTTATTTCACCCAGGTCCCAGGGGCTCTCACAATATTCGAggcccccctccctccctaaAGAGTGCCCGTCCTCCACTTCTCTCTTCTCCAGGTGGGTCACTTAGGATTTCTTCCTCCACCTTTGTCTTTAGCCTCGTTATTATACGTTCTTGTTTACAGTAGGTACGATGAAGTGAAACAGGACACTggatataaacaaataaagttttaatctAATGTatattctttgtcttttcccctcctctctctgataAGGTCCCCCTCTCCCACGACTGAGTGGCCCCCGACACTaagaacagagacacacatgcagtgttACACATGCAGACTACCAGCAGTCTTTCATTTGACCTAACTCTAGAAAAGAAGACTCCTGGCCTCTGCGTAGGATTCCTCTTGTGACCTTgagaaaaagtagaaaagaagGTATTTAATGTCTGACATCATCGTCTTGTTATTGTGGACGGATTGACAGCGGACACCATGGAGTATTCTGAAGATGATGTACATGATGAAAGTGTTCTAACGTCACTGTCATTCTTGTTTTTGTCTAACCCCAAACTCTTAAATCCACCCTGAAATAACCATGTTCCAGTTGGTCGTTTTATCCTTTGTGGTGTTGGTCCCGGTCACGACCTGCGCAGGGTGAACATTTACTGTCAAATGCACAAAGAATCCTGGATAACTGgttcatatttataaaaaacaaacaggctaAAGCTGTTGGTGGTCACATGATGGCAGTGGGACATTGACTTGTTCTGTaaattatgaatataaatatgttgttcactgttgtaaacagtgtttcaagATGGTGCTTCAAATTTCAAGGATTCTCC comes from the Hippoglossus stenolepis isolate QCI-W04-F060 chromosome 5, HSTE1.2, whole genome shotgun sequence genome and includes:
- the si:ch211-216l23.2 gene encoding nuclear receptor coactivator 5, producing MSSWPKSSAGSRRAPPNPNGSAQKRRFRRGAPYPGRGDERGDELKDVLDSYEEREQIQNFTGSVKFEGFKHQSNAKPENSTPADRRKTLYQKFYRQVQEERKPPDCVVMSVTNQCLDYPKSLSQCLQERGLSVEMLYLQAETGLTRALQDVRAEGSPLCILVEQTNIALSSCTVIIFSDSLKIHRNMPKDQAMEFVSAEHSRGLVKERPPRDPADIAAQASQLLDDFLDREKMERHSVPTDTRTLLTLLAEGVHLYPEELETISEYVRSRQEHIQASNNEGEKGSMLPPGLGKPPPLLPTPPGPPQPQPGDGPMMDHSPPPRPPLLPSPGSYPKTKPPPLLSLHGLPGPSLRGPPLQHNLFNGPPGTRGPLLHHPPLFHPGPRGSHNIRGPPPSLKSARPPLLSSPGPPLPRLSGPRH